Proteins found in one Aneurinibacillus uraniidurans genomic segment:
- a CDS encoding ABC-F family ATP-binding cassette domain-containing protein: protein MNLLSIENISKSYGIKTLFENVSLGIQEGERIGLIGVNGTGKSTLLKVIAGLVPADTGTITKGQDVRIEFLPQNPDFHEQETVLAHIFAADTPIMQLVKQYEETLQQIAAHPNDTKLQEKLAVLNEKMDANGAWDIETNAKTILGKLGITDTTACVSQLSGGQRKRVAMARALINPADLLILDEPTNHIDNETVEWLEGYLSRFKGALLLITHDRYFLDRVVNRIIELDRGQLHTYEGNYNYFLEKKADREEREAASEATRQNILRREIAWLRRGAKARTTKQKARIERIEKMQEDKPLEAVQTLDIALKTQRLGKKIIELDHVSMTFDNRVLIRDLSYIAVPGNRLGIVGPNGSGKSTLLKLITGELTPTEGSVALGTTVRIGYYGQENTEMNESMRMIDYIKEAGHVVHLTDGHTLSAGQMLERFLFPMSMHGTPLGRLSGGEKRRLYLLRVLMGEPNVLLLDEPTNDLDIQTLSILEDYLETFPGVVITVSHDRYFLDRVVERLFAFEGNGGIRSYVGNYTDYLEIRKQEEEEQAKAAAQLKAATAPAPKKDKPRRLSYNEQRELETIDDDIARLETRSAELEQGMNNTGSDYGLLQQLTEEKRQVDAELEAKIERWSELNTLLEEIEAAKKGN, encoded by the coding sequence AGAGCGGATCGGCCTGATTGGCGTAAACGGAACCGGAAAATCGACACTCCTTAAGGTCATCGCCGGACTTGTTCCAGCCGATACGGGCACCATTACGAAGGGACAAGACGTACGAATTGAATTCCTGCCGCAAAATCCAGACTTTCATGAGCAAGAAACCGTACTGGCGCACATCTTTGCAGCTGATACGCCAATTATGCAGCTCGTTAAACAATACGAAGAAACATTGCAGCAAATCGCCGCGCACCCAAACGACACGAAGCTGCAGGAGAAGCTCGCCGTCCTCAATGAAAAAATGGACGCAAACGGTGCCTGGGACATCGAAACGAATGCGAAAACGATTCTTGGCAAGCTTGGGATTACCGATACAACCGCTTGTGTCAGTCAACTATCCGGTGGCCAGCGTAAACGGGTAGCGATGGCCCGAGCTCTGATTAATCCGGCGGACCTGCTTATTCTTGATGAGCCAACCAACCACATCGATAACGAAACGGTAGAATGGCTGGAGGGATACTTGTCTCGCTTTAAAGGCGCACTTCTGCTCATTACACATGACCGTTATTTTCTGGATCGGGTCGTAAATCGCATCATTGAGCTTGACCGTGGACAGCTGCATACATACGAAGGAAACTATAACTATTTCCTCGAGAAAAAAGCAGATCGGGAAGAGCGAGAAGCAGCATCTGAAGCGACACGGCAGAACATTTTGCGCCGCGAGATCGCCTGGCTGCGCCGTGGTGCTAAAGCACGGACGACAAAACAGAAAGCCCGGATTGAGCGAATCGAAAAAATGCAAGAAGATAAGCCGCTTGAAGCGGTACAAACACTGGATATTGCGTTGAAAACACAGCGCCTCGGCAAAAAAATCATCGAGCTGGATCACGTATCGATGACCTTCGATAACCGCGTTCTTATCCGCGATCTCAGCTATATTGCAGTTCCAGGGAACCGACTTGGTATCGTCGGTCCGAATGGAAGTGGGAAATCTACACTTCTAAAGCTAATAACAGGTGAGCTAACACCGACGGAAGGAAGTGTAGCACTCGGTACAACCGTGCGGATCGGATACTATGGTCAGGAAAATACCGAAATGAATGAGTCGATGCGCATGATCGACTATATAAAAGAAGCAGGGCATGTTGTTCATCTGACAGACGGACATACGTTATCAGCCGGACAAATGCTTGAACGCTTCTTGTTTCCGATGAGCATGCACGGCACACCGCTTGGCCGCCTGTCCGGTGGGGAGAAGCGGCGCCTGTATTTGTTACGCGTACTCATGGGTGAGCCAAATGTGCTTCTGCTTGATGAACCGACGAATGACCTTGATATTCAGACACTGTCCATTCTCGAAGATTATCTGGAAACATTCCCTGGCGTTGTTATCACCGTCTCACACGATCGTTATTTCCTTGATCGCGTGGTCGAGCGGTTGTTTGCTTTTGAAGGAAATGGGGGTATCCGCTCGTATGTCGGTAACTATACAGACTATCTCGAGATTCGCAAGCAGGAGGAAGAAGAACAGGCCAAAGCTGCTGCACAACTAAAAGCCGCAACAGCACCAGCTCCTAAAAAAGACAAACCGCGTCGCCTGTCATACAATGAACAGCGCGAGCTTGAAACGATTGATGACGACATCGCTCGCCTAGAAACGCGCAGTGCAGAACTAGAGCAGGGGATGAACAACACCGGGAGCGACTACGGGCTTCTCCAGCAGCTGACCGAAGAGAAGAGGCAGGTCGATGCGGAATTGGAAGCGAAAATCGAACGCTGGAGCGAGCTGAATACACTGCTTGAAGAAATCGAAGCTGCGAAAAAAGGAAACTAG
- a CDS encoding enoyl-CoA hydratase/isomerase family protein → MENVTQQQEVVFSVQNGVGRIVLNRPKALNALSVAMVDMIGKQLSAWENDAQVVIVTVEGAGEKGLCAGGDMRSFYDKKDDNVEEHAVNFFGIEYRMNLQMYRYPKPIVAYMNGIVMGGGVGISIFAAERIVTERSKLSMPEMNIGFFPDVGGSYFMNQMPGHMGRYLALTAHLFTGADAVYLGAADHYIESASWDALKADIAAHDWTQKADAARDLRMLLQKYTVTAPASSLAAVQEKVDTHFAHESVVDILASLDRAAQEDDEWAQQTAATLRTKSPISMSVALEQLIRGKQMSAADCFRMEMDMSMHFMHSHDFYEGVRSVLVDKDRNPKWNPATVEEVKREDVEAFFVSPWEKEDHPLANE, encoded by the coding sequence GTGGAGAATGTAACACAACAGCAAGAAGTAGTATTCAGTGTGCAGAACGGTGTCGGCCGCATTGTGCTGAACCGCCCGAAAGCGCTGAACGCACTGTCCGTCGCGATGGTAGATATGATCGGCAAACAGTTGTCCGCATGGGAAAATGACGCGCAAGTAGTCATTGTAACCGTAGAAGGCGCGGGAGAAAAAGGATTGTGTGCGGGCGGAGACATGCGCTCGTTTTATGATAAGAAAGACGACAATGTAGAAGAGCATGCAGTAAACTTCTTCGGCATTGAATACCGCATGAACTTGCAGATGTACCGCTATCCAAAACCAATCGTAGCGTATATGAACGGCATCGTTATGGGTGGGGGAGTCGGCATTTCGATTTTTGCAGCAGAGCGCATTGTGACTGAGCGCTCAAAATTATCCATGCCGGAGATGAACATCGGCTTCTTCCCGGATGTCGGTGGTAGCTACTTTATGAATCAAATGCCAGGCCATATGGGGCGCTATTTGGCTCTGACAGCGCATTTATTTACCGGCGCAGATGCGGTTTATCTTGGCGCAGCCGATCATTACATCGAAAGTGCAAGCTGGGATGCGTTGAAAGCAGACATTGCGGCACACGATTGGACACAGAAAGCAGATGCAGCCAGAGACCTTCGCATGCTCCTGCAAAAATACACTGTTACCGCTCCTGCATCTTCTCTAGCAGCTGTTCAAGAGAAAGTAGATACACACTTTGCACATGAATCGGTCGTAGATATTCTTGCGTCACTTGATCGTGCAGCACAGGAAGACGACGAATGGGCACAGCAGACAGCGGCTACCTTGCGTACGAAGTCTCCGATCTCGATGTCCGTAGCACTTGAGCAGCTTATACGTGGCAAACAGATGAGTGCAGCGGATTGCTTCCGCATGGAAATGGATATGAGCATGCACTTCATGCACAGCCATGATTTCTATGAGGGTGTGCGCTCTGTGCTCGTTGATAAAGACCGCAATCCGAAATGGAACCCAGCAACAGTAGAAGAAGTAAAGCGTGAGGATGTAGAAGCGTTTTTCGTCAGCCCGTGGGAAAAAGAAGACCATCCGCTAGCAAACGAATAA
- a CDS encoding TetR/AcrR family transcriptional regulator, with the protein MPRNKYPEITEQRILDTATKLFLEKGWEQTTIQNIVDELGDLTRGAFYHHFKSKEDIINAVLERLALENNPFEQTKKMTGLNGLEKLKNAFLLSFTNQGQLDALKSIPAILKSPKLIANQLMDCINTGAPDIQVFIEEGMRDGSLSIHYPKQAAETLMLLTNIWLSPIIFSVDTEEYIQKGKHLQELFNGIGLPIIDEQILTALETFHKEICKLNRLP; encoded by the coding sequence TTGCCACGCAATAAATATCCAGAAATAACAGAACAGCGTATATTAGACACTGCAACTAAACTTTTCCTTGAAAAAGGATGGGAACAGACAACCATTCAAAATATTGTTGACGAATTAGGGGATTTGACGAGAGGTGCGTTCTATCATCATTTCAAATCGAAAGAAGATATTATCAACGCCGTTCTCGAGCGATTAGCTTTAGAAAATAATCCTTTTGAACAAACAAAGAAAATGACAGGTTTAAATGGTTTAGAGAAACTTAAAAATGCTTTTTTGCTATCCTTTACTAATCAAGGACAGCTAGATGCACTCAAGTCTATTCCAGCTATTTTAAAAAGTCCTAAGCTTATTGCCAATCAATTAATGGACTGTATCAACACAGGAGCCCCTGATATACAAGTGTTTATTGAAGAAGGCATGAGGGACGGTTCACTTTCCATCCACTACCCAAAGCAGGCTGCTGAAACACTTATGCTACTAACAAATATTTGGTTGAGTCCAATTATTTTTTCAGTAGATACAGAAGAATATATCCAAAAGGGAAAACACTTGCAGGAATTATTTAACGGGATTGGGTTACCAATCATTGATGAGCAAATACTAACGGCTCTTGAAACTTTTCATAAAGAAATCTGCAAGTTAAACAGACTGCCATAA
- a CDS encoding YeiH family protein, with protein sequence MPAARPNPAPYFIGGLVLTLGLALAAKYIAGFPGVQMLGPLVWAILLGMGWSAIFGAPVQTMNGVQFASKKLLRAGIILLGMRLNFADILAGGPRVLGIAAIDVAFGIFAVYMIARWMGVDRKLGMLTACGTGICGAAAVAAISPQVKANEEETAVSTAVIAVLGTLFTIAYTILYPVLGMSGGQYGLFAGATLHEIAHVIAAAGPGGAAAVEQAILVKLARVALLVPVALFVGWWFTRESSGDEKKSGVPIPWFIFGFLAVAGVNSTGLVPKMVAGQLTSLAYLLMAMAMAGLGLTIHIGTFRRLGAKPFVAGLLGSILLSIVGYTLVHVWK encoded by the coding sequence ATGCCGGCAGCTCGACCGAATCCAGCTCCGTATTTTATCGGCGGACTGGTACTTACACTTGGGCTGGCACTAGCGGCGAAATATATAGCAGGATTTCCCGGTGTGCAAATGCTTGGTCCACTTGTGTGGGCAATTTTGCTGGGGATGGGCTGGAGTGCTATCTTCGGTGCACCGGTTCAGACGATGAACGGGGTTCAGTTTGCTAGCAAAAAACTGCTTCGTGCAGGGATTATCCTGCTTGGGATGCGCTTGAATTTTGCAGACATTTTGGCGGGAGGACCGCGTGTACTAGGGATTGCCGCGATTGATGTAGCGTTTGGGATTTTCGCTGTATACATGATTGCTCGCTGGATGGGGGTAGACCGAAAGCTGGGCATGTTAACGGCGTGTGGAACAGGGATTTGCGGAGCGGCGGCGGTAGCGGCGATTTCTCCGCAGGTGAAGGCGAATGAGGAGGAAACAGCGGTCAGTACGGCAGTGATTGCGGTGCTCGGTACGTTATTTACGATTGCGTATACGATTCTGTACCCGGTGTTAGGAATGTCAGGTGGGCAGTATGGACTGTTCGCCGGGGCTACCCTCCATGAAATTGCCCATGTAATTGCAGCGGCTGGGCCAGGCGGAGCAGCAGCGGTCGAGCAGGCGATACTGGTGAAGCTGGCACGGGTAGCGCTTCTTGTCCCGGTTGCGTTATTTGTCGGATGGTGGTTTACGCGCGAGTCATCAGGAGATGAAAAGAAGTCTGGTGTACCGATTCCGTGGTTTATTTTCGGGTTTCTTGCAGTAGCGGGTGTGAATTCAACCGGGCTTGTGCCGAAAATGGTAGCCGGACAACTTACATCACTTGCCTATCTGCTGATGGCTATGGCAATGGCTGGACTTGGGCTAACCATTCATATTGGCACATTCCGTCGTCTTGGTGCTAAACCGTTTGTAGCAGGTCTACTTGGTTCTATTTTGCTATCTATTGTCGGCTATACGTTAGTACATGTGTGGAAATAA
- a CDS encoding LysR family transcriptional regulator: MEYQALRTFVAVVEEKNFTRAGERLNLSQPAVSLHIKQLETEFQAQLLDRSPKHLYVTVAGEILYKRAVQILNMYQKTQEELFAHLHTVTGTLRIGASFTIGEYILPGMIAQFSKNYPDVDVQVMISNTEQVVKEVKLLQCDIGLIEGQVQDQELAMHPFMNDEMVLAVPITHRLAGKRNIQIDDLHDETWIVREEGSGTRVYTNHVIRSLGLRTDKLITLGSNQAVTEAVIIGLGITVISRWVVQRPLQYGELACPTIQEHTFPRMLSYIVPPHIERTRLLDAFVSKIL; encoded by the coding sequence ATGGAATATCAGGCATTGCGAACATTCGTTGCAGTGGTAGAAGAGAAAAATTTTACGCGGGCAGGAGAGCGGCTGAATTTGTCGCAGCCAGCCGTTAGCCTGCATATTAAGCAGCTCGAAACGGAATTCCAGGCGCAGCTGCTCGATCGCTCCCCGAAGCATTTGTATGTGACAGTAGCCGGTGAGATTTTGTATAAACGAGCCGTGCAGATATTGAACATGTATCAAAAAACACAGGAAGAATTATTTGCTCATCTGCATACTGTTACAGGTACCCTGCGCATCGGAGCAAGCTTTACTATTGGAGAATATATCCTCCCCGGTATGATCGCCCAATTTTCAAAAAACTATCCAGACGTAGACGTTCAGGTTATGATTAGCAATACCGAGCAGGTCGTTAAAGAAGTGAAGCTGCTGCAATGCGATATCGGTTTAATCGAAGGACAAGTTCAGGACCAGGAACTCGCCATGCACCCGTTTATGAACGATGAGATGGTACTTGCCGTGCCAATCACACACCGTTTGGCAGGAAAAAGAAACATTCAGATCGATGATTTACATGATGAAACATGGATTGTACGGGAAGAAGGATCAGGAACACGCGTATACACCAATCATGTGATTCGTTCGCTTGGCTTGCGTACAGATAAGCTGATCACGCTCGGAAGTAATCAAGCGGTTACTGAAGCTGTCATCATCGGACTCGGTATAACCGTCATTTCAAGGTGGGTCGTACAACGGCCGCTTCAGTACGGCGAACTTGCCTGCCCAACCATTCAAGAGCACACGTTTCCCCGTATGCTTTCGTACATTGTACCTCCTCATATCGAACGGACACGTCTCCTGGATGCTTTCGTAAGTAAAATTTTGTAA